A genomic segment from Nicotiana sylvestris chromosome 1, ASM39365v2, whole genome shotgun sequence encodes:
- the LOC104229122 gene encoding uncharacterized protein translates to MAQSLELLLIQFLMPDNDARRQAEDQIKRLAKDPQVVPSLIHHLRTAKTPNVRQLAAVLLRKKITGHWAKLSPQLRQLVKQSLIESITMEHSPPVRRASANVISIVAKYAVPAGEWSDLLPFLFQCSQSAQEDHREVALILFSSLTETIGNSFQPYFADLQSLLLKCLQDETSNRVRVAALKAVGSFLEFTHDEAEVVKFREFIPSILNVSRQCLASGDEDVAVLAFEIFDELIESPAPLLGDSVKAIVQFSLEVCSSPNLDSNTRHQAIQIISWLAKYKSSSLKKYKLVTPILQVMCPLLAESTDRDEDDDLAPDRAAAEVIDTMALNLSKHVFPPVLEFASLSSQSPNGKFREASVTALGVVSEGCLELMKNKLEPVLHIVLGALRDPEQMVRGAASFALGQFAEHLQPEIVSHYESVLPCILNALEDVSDEVKEKSYYALAAFCENMGEEILPFLDPLMGKLLGALQSSPRNLQETCMSAIGSVASAAEQAFVPYAERVLELMKVFMVLTNDEDLRSRARATELVGIVAMSVGRIKMEPVLPPFIEAAISGFGLEYSELREYTHGFFSNAAEILDDGFAQYLPHVVPLAFTSCNLDDGSAVDIDDSDEDENIHGFGGVSSDDEAHDEPRVRNISIRTGVLDEKAAATQALGLFALHTKGSYAPYLEESLKILVRHSSYFHEDVRMQAIISLKYILIATQAALQGHNEGMTKTKEVLDTVMKIYIKTMTEDDDKEVVAQACMAVADIMKDFGYMAVEPYITQLVEATTVLLREQSACQLVESDSEADDDDTEHDEVLMDAVSDLLPAFAKAMGSHFAPIFSTLFNSLMKFAKASRPPQDRTMVVATLAEVAQHMGAPIGGYIDAVMSLVLKELASADATNRRNAAFCVGELCKNGGDAALKYYGDALRGLYPLFGESEPDNAVRDNAAGAVARMIMVHPETIPLNQVLPVFLKVLPLKEDHEESMAVYSCICHLVLSSNSQILSLVPELVNVFAQVAMSPVETPEVKANVGRAFSHLISVYGQQMQPLLSNLSPAHASALATIAPQS, encoded by the exons ATGGCGCAGTCACTTGAGCTATTACTGATTCAATTTCTGATGCCTGACAATGACGCCAGGAGACAAGCCGAGGACCAAATAAAACGTTTAGCTAAAGATCCTCAAGTGGTTCCATCACTGATTCACCATCTCCGCACCGCCAAAACGCCTAACGTTCGTCAGCTTGCGGCGGTTCTCCTCCGTAAGAAAATCACTGGCCATTGGGCTAAGTTATCCCCTCAACTTCGCCAGCTTGTGAAACAGTCCCTAATTGAGAGCATCACCATGGAACACAG TCCTCCGGTGAGGCGAGCTAGTGCAAATGTGATTAGTATCGTTGCAAAGTATGCGGTTCCAGCTGGAGAGTGGTCAGATTTGCTGCCATTTTTGTTCCAGTGCAGTCAAAGTGCACAAGAAGATCATAGAGAG GTGGCTTTGATTCTTTTCAGTTCCTTGACTGAAACTATTGGGAATTCTTTTCAACCATATTTTGCTGATTTGCAATCATTGCTACTCAAGTGCCTTCAAGACGAAACAAGTAACCGTGTCAGAGTTGCAGCTCTCAA GGCAGTTGGATCTTTTCTAGAGTTTACTCATGATGAGGCAGAAGTG GTCAAGTTTCGAGAGTTTATTCCCAGCATTTTGAATGTGTCAAGGCAGTGTCTTGCTTCAGGGGACGAAGATGTTGCTGTGCTTGCTTTTGAAATATTTGATGAGCTAATAGAATCTCCGGCACCTCTTCTTGGGGATTCAGTTAAAGCAATAGTGCAGTTTTCTCTCGAAGTTTGCTCAAGTCCTAATTTGGACTCAAACACTCGCCATCAG GCTATTCAGATAATCTCGTGGCTAGCGAAGTACAAGTCAAGTTCTCTTAAAAAGTACAAACTAGTCACACCAATTTTGCAAGTTATGTGTCCATTGCTTGCTGAATCTACAGACAGGGATGAAGATGATGACCTTGCTCCAGATCGAGCTGCTGCAGAAGTAATTGATACCATGGCTCTGAATTTGTCTAAACATGTATTCCCACCTGTTCTTGAGTTTGCTTCTTTAAGCAGTCAAAGTCCCAATGGGAAGTTTCGGGAAGCTTCTGTTACTGCTCTAGGTGTTGTATCTGAGGGTTGTTTGGAGCTCATGAAGAATAAACTGGAACCAGTTCTCCACATTGTCTTGGGGGCTCTGAGAGATCCTGAACAAATGGTGAGAGGAGCTGCTTCGTTTGCCTTGGGCCAATTTGCTGAGCATCTGCAGCCTGAGATAGTTTCTCACTATGAAAGTGTCCTCCCATGCATTTTAAATGCCTTGGAGGATGTATCTGATGAAGTTAAG GAAAAATCTTACTATGCATTGGCTGCATTTTGTGAGAACATGGGCGAAGAAATTCTTCCTTTCCTGGATCCATTGATGGGAAAATTACTTGGTGCCCTCCAGAGTAGCCCTCGTAATTTGCAGGAGACTTGCATG TCTGCTATTGGATCAGTTGCATCAGCTGCTGAACAAGCATTTGTTCCCTATGCTGAAAGAGTTCTAGAGTTGATGAAAGTTTTCATGGTGCTTACCAATGATGAAGACCTCCGTTCACGAGCTAGGGCTACTGAATTGGTTGGGATAGTTGCAATGTCTGTTGGCAGGATAAAGATGGAACCAGTTTTGCCGCCTTTCATTGAAGCTGCAATTTCA GGTTTCGGTTTGGAGTATAGTGAGCTTCGTGAATACACTCATGGTTTCTTTAGCAATGCAGCAGAAATTTTAGATGATGGATTTGCTCAG TACCTTCCACATGTTGTTCCTTTGGCATTCACCTCCTGCAACCTAGATGATGGTTCTGCTGTTGATATTGATGATTCCGATGAAGATGAAAATATTCATGGATTTGGCGGTGTGTCATCTGATGATGAAGCGCATGATGAACCTAGAGTTCGTAATATTAGTATAAGGACTGGTGTACTCGATGAAAAGGCAGCTGCAACTCAAGCCCTTGGCTTATTTGCTTTACATACTAAGGGTTCCTATGCACC TTACTTGGAAGAGTCATTGAAGATTTTAGTGAGGCATTCTAGCTACTTCCATGAGGACGTACGTATGCAAGCCATTATTTCTCTCAAAT ATATTCTGATAGCTACACAAGCAGCCCTCCAAGGTCATAAT GAGGGAATGACAAAGACAAAGGAAGTTCTTG ATACTGTGATGAAAATTTATATAAAGACAATGACGGAAGATGACGATAAAGAAGTTGTTGCACAAGCTTGTATGGCTGTTGCTGACATCATGAAGGATTTTGGTTACATGGCTGTTGAGCCCT ATATCACTCAGCTTGTTGAGGCCACTACCGTTCTATTACGTGAACAGTCTGCTTGTCAGCTCGTAGAATCAGATAGTGAGGCTGATGACGACGACACTGAACATGACGAAGTGCTAATGGATGCTGTTTCTGATCTCCTCCCTGCATTTGCAAAGGCCATGGGTTCCCATTTTGCCCCCATCTTTTCAACGCTGTTCAACTCTTTGATGAAATTTGCA AAAGCATCACGCCCACCACAAGATCGGACCATGGTCGTTGCAACCCTTGCAGAAGTTGCTCAACACATGGGTGCTCCAATTGGTGGCTATATTGAT GCTGTGATGTCCCTGGTTCTTAAAGAATTAGCATCAGCAGATGCTACAAACCGAAGGAATGCAGCATTTTGTGTTGGCGAGTTGTGCAAAAATGGTGGTGATGCTGCTTTGAA ATATTATGGGGATGCCTTACGGGGCCTTTACCCATTATTTGGCGAATCTGAGCCAGATAATGCGGTGAGAGACAATGCTGCTGGTGCGGTGGCAAGGATGATAATGGTCCATCCAGAGACAATCCCACTGAATCAG GTGCTACCTGTTTTCTTGAAAGTTCTTCCTCTAAAAGAAGATCACGAGGAATCCATGGCAGTCTACAGTTGCATATGCCATCTTGTTTTGTCATCTAACTCTCAG ATCCTATCTTTGGTTCCAGAGTTGGTAAATGTTTTTGCCCAGGTTGCCATGTCACCTGTGGAAACCCCTGAAGTCAAGGCTAATGTTGGAAGAGCATTTTCTCACCTAATTTCAGTTTATGGTCAACAAATGCAGCCTCTTTTGAGTAATCTTTCACCTGCACATGCTAGTGCCCTTGCAACTATTGCACCTCAGAGCTGA